One window from the genome of Lentisphaera araneosa HTCC2155 encodes:
- a CDS encoding sucrose-6-phosphate hydrolase — MKDMTLNYHLMHPGGDSRPGDPNAAFYLDGVYHLHYILRHPWQDDYSFSFVHVTSPDMLHWTWQTTKLQPSFTRHGMFSGTGFITKEGQAAVIYHGQGSERNHIAIAKDQALSEWEKPYPVEVRNPDSSEAKIDSHWDPDCFLIGDTYYSISGGQMQNFTCPPNLLNLLRPPNLQSPKSPQISKI, encoded by the coding sequence ATGAAAGACATGACATTGAACTATCACTTGATGCATCCCGGCGGAGACAGTCGCCCGGGCGACCCCAACGCAGCCTTCTACCTTGATGGAGTTTACCATCTGCATTATATTCTCAGGCACCCGTGGCAGGATGACTATTCCTTCAGCTTCGTGCATGTTACCAGTCCCGATATGCTGCATTGGACTTGGCAGACTACAAAACTCCAGCCCTCATTCACAAGGCATGGAATGTTCAGTGGAACCGGATTTATTACTAAAGAAGGACAAGCGGCAGTCATATACCACGGGCAAGGGTCGGAGCGGAACCATATTGCTATCGCAAAAGACCAGGCCCTTTCTGAATGGGAGAAACCCTATCCGGTCGAGGTGCGCAATCCCGACAGCAGCGAAGCAAAGATCGACAGTCACTGGGATCCTGATTGCTTTTTAATCGGCGATACCTACTACTCAATCTCTGGAGGACAAATGCAAAATTTTACCTGTCCCCCAAATCTTCTAAATCTTCTCCGTCCCCCAAATCTCCAGTCCCCCAAATCTCCCCAAATCTCAAAAATATAA
- a CDS encoding sialidase family protein: MNIRMITTLLATALLSSVSAQVSLTGSKDLAKQEGDITMDEMVARTLVISAAEKERLTDLEVNGILTVKPVALPVGPHLKGKNHHLGWPVGIKIGKTLLCAYHQTLRHHGGGPSQDANSSDAVIVRSTDGGNTWSDPIDIRQFGTSEKAMVLNFGNCFGILDGKIFLATKYGLYRSEDEGKSWTLLPDALTQDQTGHKYTENFGPRMIVHPDRGLVIPVGVERSPYIDMYSSKDEGLTWTHERVTLSDKIHPLEPTAIYHDGRLIFLTRNHTLPFKWHQQLRETQRPAMLVSDTGWFPMTHQQLTNISSYRWPDTTDVDFNPVTKRFEAVVTNRSGGAEKDEKNERHEQTVNLWSLSQEDMYAGRADKWRFEGTLLRLKSGMLGIAADDIDAAHPGGAVIDEDEGVQHIFIYCGRYSTPAGIYRISRTLDTNKLREAMSQQGSEGDTVNRAP, translated from the coding sequence ATGAATATTCGTATGATAACAACACTATTAGCGACCGCACTACTGTCAAGCGTCTCCGCACAGGTATCTTTGACCGGATCTAAGGACTTGGCAAAACAAGAAGGGGATATCACCATGGATGAAATGGTCGCCAGAACACTGGTCATCTCCGCAGCCGAAAAGGAACGGCTGACCGACTTGGAGGTCAACGGCATCCTGACGGTAAAGCCTGTCGCACTTCCGGTAGGCCCACACCTCAAAGGAAAGAATCATCATCTTGGCTGGCCGGTCGGAATCAAGATTGGCAAGACACTGCTATGTGCCTACCATCAGACGCTGAGACATCATGGTGGTGGGCCGAGTCAAGATGCCAATAGTAGTGATGCGGTAATTGTTCGTTCAACTGATGGCGGCAACACATGGTCGGATCCCATCGATATTAGACAATTCGGCACAAGTGAAAAGGCAATGGTTCTGAACTTTGGAAACTGCTTCGGTATTCTAGATGGGAAGATCTTTCTCGCCACCAAGTATGGTTTGTACCGCTCAGAGGACGAAGGCAAGAGTTGGACGCTCCTCCCGGATGCTTTGACCCAGGATCAGACGGGACACAAGTACACGGAGAACTTCGGGCCGCGCATGATTGTTCATCCGGACAGAGGGCTCGTCATACCAGTCGGAGTCGAGCGATCTCCGTACATCGACATGTACTCCTCCAAAGATGAAGGCCTAACTTGGACCCATGAGAGGGTCACACTCTCTGACAAAATACATCCGCTGGAGCCAACAGCCATCTATCACGACGGCCGGCTCATCTTCCTCACAAGGAATCATACACTTCCATTCAAGTGGCATCAGCAATTAAGAGAAACCCAGCGGCCTGCCATGCTGGTCTCAGACACGGGCTGGTTCCCGATGACGCATCAGCAGTTGACCAACATATCTTCCTACCGTTGGCCTGACACGACCGATGTCGATTTCAACCCCGTGACCAAGCGGTTCGAGGCAGTGGTTACGAACAGGAGCGGCGGAGCCGAGAAGGATGAGAAGAACGAGAGGCATGAACAAACGGTTAACCTGTGGTCGCTCTCGCAGGAAGACATGTACGCAGGACGTGCCGACAAATGGCGGTTCGAAGGAACACTCCTGCGATTAAAGTCGGGTATGCTTGGCATCGCTGCTGACGATATCGATGCCGCTCACCCTGGCGGAGCAGTGATTGACGAAGATGAAGGCGTGCAACACATATTCATCTACTGCGGCCGGTACTCAACTCCTGCAGGGATCTACAGGATTTCACGGACCCTTGACACCAACAAACTCAGAGAAGCCATGAGCCAACAAGGATCTGAAGGCGACACGGTAAACCGCGCGCCTTAG